The following proteins come from a genomic window of Sorghum bicolor cultivar BTx623 chromosome 3, Sorghum_bicolor_NCBIv3, whole genome shotgun sequence:
- the LOC110433530 gene encoding uncharacterized protein LOC110433530 isoform X2 produces the protein MGLGFRRVATTTSGRGACGARIVRGHTRVYMEDLDPKPALLYTEMEWCEGAMEDAAGFRCGHLLTAIASVGFLRSCNGGGSHMHRVAGDKGIDSLQKHSVNDSRILVATIFYTNGSIYCVIASLQFRQAVNLSSLMGKNI, from the exons ATGGGGCTAGGGTTTCGCAGGGTGGCGACGACGACATCCGGCCGTGGGGCTTGTGGAGCGCGCATAGTGCGAGGGCACACGAGGGTCTATATGGAGGATTTGGATCCCAAGCCGGCACTGCTGTACACGGAGATGGAGTGGTGTGAGGGCGCGATGGAGGACGCGGCGGGCTTCAGGTGCGGCCACTTGCTCACCGCCATCGCTTCAG TGGGTTTTTTGAGAAGCTGTAATGGTGGTGGCTCCCATATGCACCGTGTTGCTGGCGATAAAGGCATTGACAGTTTGCAGAAGCATAGTGTCAATGATAGCAGAATCCTGGTGGCCACAAT ATTCTACACCAATGGTTCCATCTACTGTGTCATCGCTAGCTTGCAGTTTAGACAAGCTGTTAATCTATCTTCTTTAATGGGAAAAAACATTTGA
- the LOC110433530 gene encoding uncharacterized protein LOC110433530 isoform X1 produces MGLGFRRVATTTSGRGACGARIVRGHTRVYMEDLDPKPALLYTEMEWCEGAMEDAAGFRCGHLLTAIASVGFLRSCNGGGSHMHRVAGDKGIDSLQKHSVNDSRILVATIPSHRLILSLLIISTSFVGSQPRMVSAQQKRSIGTWQNRTLSNYISKDPVAFFHKSTRSLIEHGRPSICRHLLRHLHGDSFDEPYPLPTEQPGSQTILMNIVPLVLQ; encoded by the exons ATGGGGCTAGGGTTTCGCAGGGTGGCGACGACGACATCCGGCCGTGGGGCTTGTGGAGCGCGCATAGTGCGAGGGCACACGAGGGTCTATATGGAGGATTTGGATCCCAAGCCGGCACTGCTGTACACGGAGATGGAGTGGTGTGAGGGCGCGATGGAGGACGCGGCGGGCTTCAGGTGCGGCCACTTGCTCACCGCCATCGCTTCAG TGGGTTTTTTGAGAAGCTGTAATGGTGGTGGCTCCCATATGCACCGTGTTGCTGGCGATAAAGGCATTGACAGTTTGCAGAAGCATAGTGTCAATGATAGCAGAATCCTGGTGGCCACAAT ACCATCACATCGACTCATCCTGTCTCTTCTAATCATCAGCACATCCTTCGTTGGATCCCAGCCAAGAATGGTGTCTGCACAACAAAAGAGATCTATAGGTACCTGGCAGAACAGAACACTGTCCAACTACATCAGCAAGGATCCCGTAGCATTCTTCCACAAGTCAACCAGATCCTTAATCGAGCATGGAAGACCAAGCATCTGCCGCCACTTATTAAGACATTTACATGGAGACTCATTCGACGAGCCCTATCCACTGCCGACAGAACAGCCAGGTTCTCAAACCATATTGATGAAcattgtgccacttgtgctGCAATAG
- the LOC8059132 gene encoding uncharacterized protein LOC8059132 has translation MASTTTTTTLSMKLLIDTKKNRVLFAEADKDVVDFLFSLLALPIATIVGKLGKESMCGSFGNLYASVENLDYKLVLPGAEKKTLLQPTVVPSAATTSTSSLLLPLPAPRPEPPKSFFKCSESGDYYNARCREYVTDSSRASCPNCGKKMTRALKYVPPPPAAADGTGGGQSAQMGSSTGGAIAIAKGFVQGVVTYTVRDNLVVNSMSTISSISLLNTLAVTDFAALQEKTVQLSYTEGLQILKASLQSNTVLTDVFLSKKRPRRCA, from the exons ATGGCGTCCACCACAACCACCACCACGCTTAGCATGAAGCTCCTTATCGACACCAAGAAAAATCGCGTGTTGTTTGCTGAGGCAGATAAGGACGTCGTGGActtcctcttctctcttctcgCCCTCCCGATTGCGACGATCGTCGGCAAGCTTGGAAAGGAGTCCATGTGCGGAAGCTTCGGCAACCTCTACGCCAGCGTGGAGAATCTCGACTACAAACTCGTCCTGCCGGGCGCGGAGAAGAAAACGCTCCTCCAGCCCACGGTCGTGCCATCGGCCGCAACCACCAGCACTAGCTCTCTCTTGCTGCCGCTGCCGGCGCCCCGGCCCGAGCCGCCAAAGAGCTTCTTCAAATGCAGCGAGTCCGGCGACTACTACAACGCCCGTTGCAGAGAGTACGTGACGGACAGTAGCAGAGCGAGCTGTCCGAACTGTGGGAAGAAGATGACTAGGGCACTGAAGTAtgttcctcctcctccggcggcGGCTGACGGCACCGGCGGCGGGCAGAGTGCGCAGATGGGATCCTCCACGGGAggtgccattgccattgccaaagGGTTCGTGCAGGGGGTGGTGACGTACACGGTGAGGGACAACCTGGTGGTGAACTCCATGTCCACCATCTCCAGCATCTCGCTGCTCAACACACTCGCCGTTACAGACTTCGCCGCGCTCCAGGAGAAGACCGTGCAGCTTAGCTACACCGAG GGCCTGCAGATTCTCAAGGCATCGCTGCAGTCCAACACCGTGCTCACTGACGTTTTCCTCAGCAAGAAGCGTCCTCGCCGTTGTGCTTGA
- the LOC8059133 gene encoding uncharacterized protein LOC8059133, with protein MATTTTKLKMKLLIDTKKNRVLFAEANKDVVDFLFSLLDLPVGTIVDMLGSKYMCGSVGNLYASVWDLDYDYIHPSADKIDLLRPKVVPSPASTSRSSPLLLAPSDRQRFFRCTFSDHCDNYVTNKSTTNCPSCHRKMTREVEYVDGSGGNVQKASSSKGFVQAAVTYTVRDDLTVTPMSNISSITLFSTLRVTDFSALREKTVWLGYNEGLQILKASLQSKTVLTDVFLSMSSRVRFEA; from the exons ATGgcgaccaccaccaccaagcTTAAGATGAAGCTCCTTATCGACACCAAGAAAAATCGCGTGTTGTTCGCTGAGGCAAATAAGGACGTCGTGGACTTCCTCTTCTCCCTTCTCGACCTCCCGGTTGGCACTATCGTCGATATGCTTGGTTCCAAGTACATGTGCGGAAGTGTTGGCAACCTTTATGCCAGTGTGTGGGATCTCGATTACGACTACATCCATCCCAGCGCCGACAAGATAGACCTCCTCCGGCCCAAGGTGGTGCCGTCGCCCGCGAGCACCAGCCGCAGCTCCCCTTTACTTCTGGCGCCATCGGACCGGCAGCGGTTCTTCAGATGTACATTTAGTGACCACTGCGACAACTACGTGACGAATAAGAGCACTACTAACTGTCCGAGCTGCCACCGTAAGATGACGAGGGAAGTCGAGTATGTTGACGGCTCCGGAGGGAATGTGCAGAAGGCCTCCTCTTCCAAAGGATTCGTGCAGGCGGCGGTGACGTACACAGTGAGGGACGACCTCACGGTGACGCCCATGTCCAACATCTCCAGCATCACGCTGTTCAGCACCCTCAGAGTGACAGACTTCAGCGCGCTCCGGGAGAAGACCGTCTGGCTTGGCTACAACGAG GGTCTGCAGATTCTTAAGGCGTCACTGCAGTCCAAGACCGTCCTCACGGACGTTTTCCTCAGCATGTCCTCACGTGTTCGCTTTGAAGCTTAA
- the LOC8059134 gene encoding uncharacterized protein LOC8059134: protein MAAAATTTVLSMKLLIDTKAQKVLFAEAGKDIVDFLFSLLALTVSTAVKLAGKDSIVGSVGNLYASVEELDETFLQGVAKSALLRPTATTSPAISSNSSLLCLPEPSSGKPKTFYICMGITYSSYCRTYLTDVNGKACPYCGSSMTTVAKYLSGEPGSRQGTPPGRICAGHRDVHGAGQPDGDAHVRHLQHHPAQHLGSVARSSRRRCRSATMRVWRF from the exons ATGGCGGCCGCAGCCACCACCACCGTTCTTAGCATGAAGCTCCTCATAGATACTAAGGCGCAGAAGGTGCTGTTCGCGGAGGCGGGCAAAGACATCGTCGACTTCCTCTTCTCCCTCCTCGCCCTGACGGTGTCCACGGCCGTCAAGCTTGCCGGGAAGGACTCCATAGTCGGCAGCGTTGGCAACCTCTACGCCAGCGTCGAGGAGCTCGATGAGACCTTCCTGCAGGGAGTGGCCAAGAGCGCGCTCCTCCGCCCCACGGCGACTACCTCGCCGGCCATCAGCAGCAACAGCTCTCTTCTCTGCCTGCCGGAGCCGTCGTCCGGGAAGCCAAAGACCTTCTACATATGCATGGGCATCACCTACAGTAGCTACTGCCGTACCTACCTGACAGACGTGAACGGTAAGGCATGCCCGTATTGTGGAAGCTCGATGACAACGGTGGCGAAGTACCTCTCCGGCGAGCCGGGCAGCCGGCAGGGAACGCCGCCGGGAAGGATTTGTGCAGGGCATCGTGACGTACACGGTGCTGGACAACCTGACGGTGACGCCCATGTCCGCCATCTCCAGCATCACCCTGCTCAACACCTTGGCAGTGTGGCGCGCTCCAGCAGAAGACGGTGCAGGTCGGCTACAATGAG GGTTTGGCGATTCTGA
- the LOC8075143 gene encoding F-box protein At5g07610 isoform X1: MAGAPKKKRLTRAMADLRISCTAFESWIRHLARGSKKNGSTRDVVADLPDDILVDILSRLPIKSLCRCKLVSTRWRNLISHPEHSKKLAQTLAGFFYESYSKNRFPKLARHFTNVSRAIDPFIDPSLSFLPEYKSIDIKDSCNGLLLCHCWKHTDPATMDSVVCNPATEKWVVVPDSGWSSMVRITRLGFDPAVSSHFHVFEFVSNDIWYMDDGHNFDGAIVAVAVYSSKSGVWSLNINNHLPIPLGEFAMPQDSKGVFFNGILHLTTFYGMVLAIDVEGKVLRGIPFPISTHYEYDDSRPVHVYLSQGHLYLTTISDGYQPSIWVLEDYNGENWTLKHNVNLLHLFGAANCSKVADNFSIISIHPEHDMIFLVCQTNSILLSYEMDHMRLRFISHLGRHYTSDHIPYVPLFSESLADEQ; encoded by the exons ATGGCGGGGGCCCCcaagaagaagaggttgacgaGGGCAATGGCGGATCTACGTATTAGCTGTACAG CCTTTGAATCCTGGATCCGTCACCTGGCGAGGGGTTCCAAGAAGAACGGAAGCACACGGGACGTGGTGGCCGACCTCCCCGACGACATCCTCGTCGACATTCTCTCGCGCTTGCCCATAAAATCGCTCTGCCGCTGCAAATTGGTTTCTACGCGCTGGCGCAACCTCATCTCCCATCCTGAACACAGCAAGAAGCTGGCCCAGACTCTTGCTGGCTTCTTCTACGAGAGCTACTCCAAAAACCGCTTCCCAAAGTTGGCTCGCCATTTCACCAACGTCTCAAGAGCAATCGACCCTTTCATCGACCCCTCACTGTCGTTCCTGCCTGAATATAAGAGCATTGACATCAAGGACAGCTGCAACGGACTCCTCCTGTGCCACTGCTGGAAGCACACTGATCCCGCGACAATGGATTCTGTCGTGTGCAATCCCGCCACTGAGAAATGGGTGGTCGTTCCAGACTCTGGCTGGTCTAGCATGGTGAGGATCACTCGCTTGGGGTTCGACCCAGCTGTCTCCTCCCACTTCCATGTGTTTGAGTTCGTATCAAACGATATTTGGTATATGGATGATGGTCATAATTTCGATGGAGCAATCGTAGCAGTAGCCGTCTACTCCTCCAAAAGTGGAGTTTGGAGTCTCAATATCAACAACCATCTACCGATTCCGCTTGGTGAATTTGCGATGCCCCAGGATTCAAAAGGTGTCTTTTTCAATGGGATTTTGCATCTGACTACTTTTTATGGCATGGTATTAGCCATTGACGTGGAGGGGAAAGTTTTGAGAGGCATCCCTTTTCCTATATCAACACACTATGAATATGATGATTCTCGGCCTGTTCATGTTTATCTATCTCAGGGACACTTGTATCTTACAACTATATCTGATGGTTATCAACCATCAATCTGGGTTCTTGAGGACTACAATGGTGAAAATTGGACTTTGAAGCACAATGTCAACCTTTTGCATCTGTTTGGAGCAGCTAATTGTTCGAAGGTTGCGGATAATTTCAGTATTATCTCAATCCACCCAGAGCATGATATGATTTTTTTGGTTTGCCAAACAAACTCCATACTATTGTCATATGAAATGGATCACATGAGGCTGCGTTTTATAAGTCATCTTGGCAGGCATTACACGAGTGATCATATTCCATATGTTCCCTTGTTCTCGGAGTCATTGGCAGATGAGCAATAA
- the LOC8075143 gene encoding F-box protein At5g07610 isoform X2, which translates to MAGAPKKKRLTRAMADLRISSFESWIRHLARGSKKNGSTRDVVADLPDDILVDILSRLPIKSLCRCKLVSTRWRNLISHPEHSKKLAQTLAGFFYESYSKNRFPKLARHFTNVSRAIDPFIDPSLSFLPEYKSIDIKDSCNGLLLCHCWKHTDPATMDSVVCNPATEKWVVVPDSGWSSMVRITRLGFDPAVSSHFHVFEFVSNDIWYMDDGHNFDGAIVAVAVYSSKSGVWSLNINNHLPIPLGEFAMPQDSKGVFFNGILHLTTFYGMVLAIDVEGKVLRGIPFPISTHYEYDDSRPVHVYLSQGHLYLTTISDGYQPSIWVLEDYNGENWTLKHNVNLLHLFGAANCSKVADNFSIISIHPEHDMIFLVCQTNSILLSYEMDHMRLRFISHLGRHYTSDHIPYVPLFSESLADEQ; encoded by the exons ATGGCGGGGGCCCCcaagaagaagaggttgacgaGGGCAATGGCGGATCTACGTATTAGCT CCTTTGAATCCTGGATCCGTCACCTGGCGAGGGGTTCCAAGAAGAACGGAAGCACACGGGACGTGGTGGCCGACCTCCCCGACGACATCCTCGTCGACATTCTCTCGCGCTTGCCCATAAAATCGCTCTGCCGCTGCAAATTGGTTTCTACGCGCTGGCGCAACCTCATCTCCCATCCTGAACACAGCAAGAAGCTGGCCCAGACTCTTGCTGGCTTCTTCTACGAGAGCTACTCCAAAAACCGCTTCCCAAAGTTGGCTCGCCATTTCACCAACGTCTCAAGAGCAATCGACCCTTTCATCGACCCCTCACTGTCGTTCCTGCCTGAATATAAGAGCATTGACATCAAGGACAGCTGCAACGGACTCCTCCTGTGCCACTGCTGGAAGCACACTGATCCCGCGACAATGGATTCTGTCGTGTGCAATCCCGCCACTGAGAAATGGGTGGTCGTTCCAGACTCTGGCTGGTCTAGCATGGTGAGGATCACTCGCTTGGGGTTCGACCCAGCTGTCTCCTCCCACTTCCATGTGTTTGAGTTCGTATCAAACGATATTTGGTATATGGATGATGGTCATAATTTCGATGGAGCAATCGTAGCAGTAGCCGTCTACTCCTCCAAAAGTGGAGTTTGGAGTCTCAATATCAACAACCATCTACCGATTCCGCTTGGTGAATTTGCGATGCCCCAGGATTCAAAAGGTGTCTTTTTCAATGGGATTTTGCATCTGACTACTTTTTATGGCATGGTATTAGCCATTGACGTGGAGGGGAAAGTTTTGAGAGGCATCCCTTTTCCTATATCAACACACTATGAATATGATGATTCTCGGCCTGTTCATGTTTATCTATCTCAGGGACACTTGTATCTTACAACTATATCTGATGGTTATCAACCATCAATCTGGGTTCTTGAGGACTACAATGGTGAAAATTGGACTTTGAAGCACAATGTCAACCTTTTGCATCTGTTTGGAGCAGCTAATTGTTCGAAGGTTGCGGATAATTTCAGTATTATCTCAATCCACCCAGAGCATGATATGATTTTTTTGGTTTGCCAAACAAACTCCATACTATTGTCATATGAAATGGATCACATGAGGCTGCGTTTTATAAGTCATCTTGGCAGGCATTACACGAGTGATCATATTCCATATGTTCCCTTGTTCTCGGAGTCATTGGCAGATGAGCAATAA